The Peribacillus simplex genome contains a region encoding:
- a CDS encoding alanine--tRNA ligase-related protein, translating into MTKKLYYTSTKTSQWDTKIQESFEEDGYYYITLEETAFYPEGGGQPADTGIIEGITVLDVQKGNDGKILHKTEKRPDSEIVHCELDWSRRFDHMQQHSGQHLLSAVCRELFDSNTVSFHLGKEYLTIDLMSGFQWTEVHTAAAEKLVNQYIIENREILIYYVTNEQLQTLPVVKIPKVSENIRIVEIEGVEYNPCGGTHVGRTGEIGLIKIFKTEKQKEHTRLYFKCGFRALNDYSESLGILSALSNKFNTGRTEILNRVEKLENDYKLLLSANENLKLENANFLADSLLAENAGGFISHIFEDSSMKDLLYLAGTIVKKEKVTVLLASSKEQKVILSHSGATPFHCGQYFRAELGSYNGKGGGNEQTAQAGFASQNDLIAFYQYTVEKLGHNPGI; encoded by the coding sequence ATGACAAAAAAATTGTATTACACATCCACCAAAACTTCCCAATGGGATACCAAAATTCAGGAGAGCTTTGAAGAAGATGGATATTACTACATCACTCTTGAAGAAACCGCTTTTTATCCCGAAGGGGGCGGTCAGCCTGCAGATACTGGTATAATAGAAGGAATTACCGTTCTTGACGTTCAAAAAGGCAATGATGGAAAGATTCTGCATAAGACGGAGAAAAGGCCAGATTCAGAAATCGTTCACTGTGAACTTGATTGGTCCCGCCGCTTCGATCATATGCAACAGCATAGCGGCCAGCATTTACTCTCTGCTGTCTGCAGGGAACTGTTCGACTCTAATACGGTCAGCTTTCACCTTGGAAAAGAATATTTAACGATCGATTTAATGTCAGGATTTCAATGGACTGAAGTACATACGGCTGCTGCTGAAAAGCTAGTTAATCAATATATCATCGAGAATCGCGAAATACTTATCTATTACGTGACAAACGAGCAATTACAGACACTTCCTGTCGTCAAAATACCTAAAGTTTCAGAGAATATCCGTATTGTTGAGATTGAAGGGGTTGAATATAACCCCTGCGGCGGAACTCATGTAGGGCGTACTGGTGAGATTGGCTTAATAAAGATTTTCAAAACGGAAAAGCAGAAAGAACATACCCGTCTCTATTTTAAGTGTGGCTTCAGGGCATTGAACGATTATTCCGAAAGTCTAGGAATTCTTTCAGCATTATCTAATAAGTTCAATACCGGACGTACAGAGATTCTGAATAGGGTGGAGAAACTGGAGAATGACTATAAGCTGCTGCTATCGGCAAATGAAAACTTAAAACTTGAAAATGCAAACTTTCTTGCTGACTCCCTGCTTGCAGAAAATGCAGGGGGATTCATCTCTCATATTTTCGAAGATAGCTCAATGAAAGATCTGCTTTACCTTGCAGGTACGATCGTAAAAAAGGAAAAGGTTACCGTATTATTAGCATCAAGTAAGGAGCAAAAGGTCATCCTTTCGCACAGTGGGGCCACCCCCTTTCATTGCGGACAATATTTCAGGGCTGAACTCGGTTCGTATAATGGGAAAGGCGGAGGGAACGAACAGACTGCACAAGCAGGTTTTGCGTCACAAAATGACTTAATTGCATTTTACCAATACACAGTTGAAAAATTAGGCCATAATCCTGGTATATAA
- a CDS encoding HelD family protein, translating to MGNHPDFEQERQRLDFTKRYIDVVIKTSETSKDQFQRNMQEAFSDADWSEAGLYSQLLTTANFFEMSKTELESLRKASKKPYFARVDFERNDGDRGEVLYFGKTSLYQRESQEQIIVDWRSPIANLYYEGRIGEIEYEAEGEKFSGNITLKRQLMIEEGELDEIRDIDLTTTDELLQESLSKSSSNRLTDIITTIQEEQNKIIRADLNKPIIVQGAAGSGKTTIALHRISYFIYHYKDLFDPRQLMILAPSRVFIDYISEALPELGVEKVKQFTFSEYVQAAIGKQVKLVADDKLTRLLEKDDEEIDSAVWISGLKGSPVFKYILDEYVKDIFRGFHPNGDFYCDKYRLYSAKKFIRLLEEDYWYLPLYSRLDKLKAILQNEVKLKKKTMLERVVDLYDAKIEKALYKNIDPVIRKDFVTKCLDKKEERIGQIQKAIRSSVKGYFKQFKSKDLLDYYQELYEDPERLASYSNGKLTVEDASVLCEYNHKLFSVKSYEMEDLGALLYLQERLFGVDKENKAKNVVIDEAQDYSFMQLQALKTAVDTDMFTLVGDLAQGIHSYRGLQTWEEVHSRIFPRATYTELQKSYRTTVEIMKQANEILQLLTYDFPEVEPVVRHGKNPEFITIEKEGWEEKLIELIASLKEEGFKTFAVIAKTMKDCKLANEKLRVFHQGFHLINEAGNIPKDKTLIVPSYQAKGLEFDVVFAISLEEVYCHGNELDIKLLYVTMTRPLHRLYFLGNQKSAFLIKT from the coding sequence TTGGGTAATCACCCTGATTTTGAACAGGAACGACAGCGGCTGGATTTTACGAAACGTTATATCGATGTAGTCATCAAAACATCAGAAACAAGCAAAGATCAGTTTCAGCGGAATATGCAAGAAGCTTTTAGCGATGCCGATTGGTCTGAAGCAGGCTTATATTCACAGTTGCTGACGACGGCCAACTTTTTTGAGATGTCCAAAACCGAACTGGAAAGTTTGCGCAAAGCAAGTAAAAAGCCCTACTTTGCAAGAGTGGATTTCGAAAGGAATGACGGTGATAGAGGCGAAGTCCTTTATTTCGGAAAAACATCGCTTTATCAGAGGGAAAGCCAGGAACAGATCATCGTCGATTGGCGATCCCCGATAGCAAACCTCTATTATGAGGGACGGATTGGTGAAATAGAATATGAAGCTGAAGGAGAGAAATTCAGCGGGAACATCACTTTAAAAAGACAGCTAATGATCGAAGAAGGTGAATTGGATGAGATAAGGGACATTGATTTAACAACAACGGATGAATTATTGCAGGAGTCCCTTTCCAAAAGTTCCAGCAATCGATTGACAGATATCATTACCACGATCCAGGAAGAACAAAATAAAATCATTCGTGCAGATTTGAATAAACCTATCATTGTCCAAGGCGCAGCGGGCAGTGGTAAAACTACAATTGCTTTACATAGGATCTCATATTTCATCTATCACTATAAAGACTTGTTCGATCCGCGACAATTAATGATTCTTGCTCCGAGCCGGGTGTTCATTGATTACATATCTGAAGCTTTACCTGAATTAGGTGTCGAAAAGGTTAAACAATTCACATTTTCCGAATATGTTCAGGCAGCGATAGGAAAGCAAGTGAAGCTTGTAGCGGATGATAAATTAACTCGATTGCTGGAAAAGGATGATGAAGAAATTGATTCAGCCGTCTGGATATCAGGCCTGAAGGGCTCCCCTGTCTTTAAATATATATTGGACGAATATGTAAAGGATATTTTCAGGGGTTTTCATCCGAATGGTGATTTTTATTGTGATAAATATCGCCTCTATTCCGCTAAGAAGTTCATTAGATTATTGGAAGAGGATTATTGGTATTTACCGTTATACAGCAGGCTGGACAAACTGAAGGCCATTTTACAAAATGAAGTGAAATTGAAAAAGAAAACAATGCTTGAACGTGTTGTTGACCTTTATGATGCCAAAATTGAGAAGGCTCTCTATAAAAATATTGATCCAGTCATACGTAAGGATTTTGTTACAAAATGCCTCGATAAAAAGGAGGAAAGGATAGGACAGATCCAAAAGGCGATCCGTTCTTCCGTAAAAGGGTATTTTAAGCAATTCAAAAGTAAGGATCTCCTGGATTATTATCAGGAGTTATACGAAGATCCGGAGCGTCTTGCCTCTTACAGCAACGGTAAACTTACTGTTGAAGATGCCAGTGTATTATGTGAGTATAATCATAAATTATTTTCTGTTAAAAGTTATGAGATGGAGGACTTAGGAGCATTATTATATCTTCAGGAGCGGCTTTTTGGTGTTGATAAAGAAAACAAAGCAAAAAATGTCGTCATTGATGAGGCACAGGATTACAGCTTCATGCAGTTACAGGCACTAAAGACGGCAGTGGATACCGATATGTTCACACTTGTAGGCGATCTTGCACAAGGCATCCATTCATACCGCGGACTTCAAACATGGGAAGAGGTTCACAGCCGTATTTTCCCTCGGGCGACGTATACTGAATTACAAAAAAGCTACAGAACAACTGTTGAAATAATGAAACAAGCTAATGAAATACTTCAGTTATTAACATATGATTTCCCGGAGGTTGAACCTGTAGTCCGTCATGGCAAAAATCCAGAATTCATTACCATTGAAAAGGAAGGTTGGGAAGAAAAACTTATCGAACTTATTGCAAGCCTTAAAGAAGAAGGATTTAAAACGTTTGCCGTTATTGCCAAAACGATGAAAGATTGCAAACTGGCAAACGAGAAGCTAAGAGTATTCCATCAAGGCTTTCATTTAATAAATGAAGCGGGAAACATCCCTAAGGATAAAACGTTGATTGTTCCTTCCTATCAAGCCAAAGGTCTCGAATTCGATGTCGTATTTGCAATATCCCTGGAAGAAGTATATTGCCATGGAAATGAACTTGATATCAAATTGCTGTACGTAACAATGACAAGGCCATTGCACAGGCTGTATTTTTTAGGTAATCAGAAAAGTGCTTTCCTTATCAAGACATGA
- a CDS encoding RDD family protein, which produces MSDSVGFWKRFLAGVLDGIIVSLPLAIIFGLITGDWENENFSTFFDFLYMLLVPIFWYGYTVGKRIMGIRIVRMDGKKLGIGTMLLRYLVAALVYAITLGIGFIVSAFMVGLRKDHRAIHDFIAGTYVTSNKP; this is translated from the coding sequence ATGAGTGATTCAGTAGGTTTTTGGAAACGTTTTTTAGCAGGAGTATTGGATGGCATAATAGTATCTTTACCATTAGCGATAATTTTCGGGTTGATTACTGGAGATTGGGAAAATGAAAACTTTTCAACGTTCTTCGACTTCCTATACATGCTGCTTGTCCCGATATTTTGGTATGGGTATACAGTCGGTAAAAGGATTATGGGAATACGCATAGTAAGGATGGACGGCAAAAAATTAGGAATAGGCACAATGTTATTGAGGTATTTAGTTGCTGCTTTGGTATATGCCATTACATTGGGGATAGGATTTATTGTTAGTGCATTCATGGTCGGCCTAAGGAAAGACCATAGAGCGATACATGATTTCATAGCAGGTACATACGTGACATCAAATAAACCATGA
- a CDS encoding ribbon-helix-helix domain-containing protein, giving the protein MEINERQPMLSPKLIHELETLSSKTNMPISELLEISVASLLEKVNNTKELNVGLNNKEMILRNKIIINQNKEVLNNQST; this is encoded by the coding sequence ATGGAAATAAATGAAAGACAACCAATGCTATCCCCTAAATTAATCCATGAACTTGAAACTTTATCATCCAAAACAAATATGCCTATTTCCGAACTATTGGAAATATCTGTAGCATCACTATTGGAAAAGGTGAACAATACCAAAGAACTAAATGTCGGACTTAATAATAAGGAAATGATTTTAAGAAATAAAATCATCATTAATCAAAATAAAGAGGTTTTGAATAACCAAAGCACTTGA
- a CDS encoding CvfB family protein: MQKIQAGMAVELEVERKADFGWFLTDGSEDVLLHHNEMNEGTELEIGDEVTVFIYHDKQARLTATMKIPEIQIDRYGWAEVVNVKRKLGVFVDIGLSKDILVSLDDLPNIDRLWPEVGDRLYVSLKTDRHDRLFGNLATEDVIQEIAVKAPLKGVRNTSVKGNVYRLLMVGSFFISQEGYRCFIHESERKEEPRLGELVEGRVIDSKEDGTLNVSLIPFKQDLMGEDADVIFNYLMNRGGAMPYGDKTPPDDIKFHFGLSKGAFKRALGKLMKEEKIYQEDGWTYSSDRK, encoded by the coding sequence ATGCAAAAAATTCAGGCCGGCATGGCTGTAGAGTTAGAAGTGGAACGTAAGGCTGATTTCGGATGGTTTTTAACGGACGGTTCAGAAGATGTCTTACTTCATCATAATGAAATGAATGAAGGAACGGAACTTGAGATTGGCGATGAAGTAACTGTGTTCATCTATCATGACAAACAAGCAAGGCTAACAGCGACAATGAAGATACCCGAAATTCAGATTGATCGATATGGCTGGGCAGAAGTTGTCAATGTGAAAAGAAAACTGGGTGTTTTTGTGGACATCGGTCTTTCCAAAGATATTCTTGTATCCCTGGATGACCTTCCGAATATAGATCGCTTATGGCCTGAGGTTGGTGATCGTTTATATGTATCCCTGAAGACAGATCGTCATGATCGCCTGTTTGGTAACCTTGCAACGGAAGATGTAATTCAGGAGATTGCAGTGAAAGCTCCTTTAAAAGGAGTCCGTAACACCAGTGTTAAAGGAAATGTCTATCGTTTACTTATGGTTGGGTCTTTCTTTATTTCACAAGAAGGGTACCGCTGTTTCATTCACGAAAGTGAACGTAAGGAGGAGCCCCGTCTTGGTGAATTAGTTGAAGGGCGCGTCATTGATAGTAAAGAAGATGGAACGCTTAACGTTTCATTAATCCCTTTTAAACAAGATTTAATGGGGGAAGATGCTGATGTCATTTTCAATTATTTAATGAATCGCGGCGGTGCAATGCCTTATGGTGACAAAACGCCACCTGATGATATTAAGTTTCACTTCGGTTTGAGCAAGGGAGCGTTCAAGCGTGCTCTCGGCAAACTGATGAAAGAAGAAAAGATTTACCAGGAAGATGGATGGACATATTCTTCAGACCGTAAATGA
- a CDS encoding sugar porter family MFS transporter has product MVNGKKISSGFIYFFGAFGGILFGYDIGVMTGALPFLQHDWNLQNNPGAIGWITSSLMFGAIFGGALAGQLSDRLGRRKMILISSIIFAVGSILAGISPHNGILFMIVARILLGLAVGAASALVPAYMSEMAPARLRGRLSGINQTMIVSGMLLSYIVAYLLKDLPGTMAWRLMLSLAAVPALILFIGVSRLPESPRFLIKNNKIDEARKVLGFIRSNKEQIDSEITQIQETVKEEAKVNQKASWGTLLSNKYRYLVIAGVGVAAFQQFQGANAIFYYIPMIVEKATGHEASSVLMWPIIQGVILVLGSLIFLMIADKFNRRTLLTIGGTIMGLSFILPAILNLLIPNANPMMMVVFLSIYVALYSFTWAPLTWVIVGEIFPLVIRGRASGLASSFNWIGSFLVGLLFPIMTASMSQEAVFAIFGAICLLGVLFIRTCVPETRGHTLEEIEKIGESRQTKGKSA; this is encoded by the coding sequence ATGGTTAATGGAAAGAAAATCTCAAGTGGATTCATTTATTTTTTTGGGGCTTTTGGAGGCATTCTCTTCGGTTATGATATCGGCGTTATGACGGGTGCTTTGCCTTTTCTGCAACATGATTGGAACCTTCAAAACAACCCTGGTGCTATTGGCTGGATTACCTCTTCGTTGATGTTTGGAGCTATTTTTGGAGGTGCCCTGGCCGGACAACTTTCTGATCGTTTAGGACGGCGGAAAATGATTTTAATATCTTCTATCATTTTTGCTGTTGGATCCATTTTGGCAGGAATATCCCCTCATAATGGGATCCTTTTTATGATTGTTGCTCGGATTTTATTAGGGTTGGCTGTTGGTGCTGCTTCTGCGTTGGTCCCAGCCTATATGTCGGAAATGGCGCCTGCACGGTTACGTGGACGTCTGTCAGGAATTAATCAAACAATGATTGTCTCTGGAATGTTGCTTTCGTACATTGTCGCTTATTTATTGAAAGACTTGCCAGGAACAATGGCATGGCGGTTGATGCTTAGTTTGGCTGCCGTACCTGCTTTGATCTTATTTATTGGAGTGTCAAGGTTACCCGAATCACCACGTTTTTTAATTAAGAACAATAAAATTGATGAAGCTCGTAAGGTGTTGGGCTTTATTCGCTCTAACAAAGAACAAATTGATTCTGAAATAACACAAATTCAAGAAACTGTTAAAGAGGAAGCAAAGGTAAATCAAAAAGCATCATGGGGTACACTTTTAAGTAATAAATACCGTTATTTAGTAATTGCTGGTGTGGGTGTTGCTGCGTTTCAACAATTCCAGGGCGCAAACGCAATTTTTTATTATATTCCTATGATTGTGGAAAAGGCAACAGGGCATGAAGCCAGCTCAGTATTGATGTGGCCAATTATTCAAGGGGTTATTCTCGTACTAGGTTCATTAATATTCCTTATGATTGCTGATAAATTTAATCGCCGTACTTTATTAACAATAGGCGGAACAATTATGGGGCTATCCTTTATTTTGCCGGCAATATTGAATTTATTAATTCCTAATGCAAATCCGATGATGATGGTTGTTTTTTTAAGTATCTATGTAGCACTTTATTCATTCACGTGGGCTCCCTTAACTTGGGTCATCGTTGGAGAAATTTTCCCGCTGGTAATTCGCGGTCGTGCGTCAGGATTAGCTTCATCATTTAACTGGATAGGTTCTTTCTTGGTTGGATTGCTGTTTCCAATCATGACCGCTTCGATGTCTCAAGAAGCTGTTTTTGCAATCTTTGGTGCTATTTGTTTACTTGGTGTTTTATTTATCCGGACATGCGTTCCTGAGACTCGAGGTCATACTTTGGAGGAAATTGAAAAAATTGGAGAAAGTAGACAAACTAAGGGGAAAAGTGCTTAA
- a CDS encoding response regulator transcription factor codes for MAELLKYELMDSGFHVSFFKSGRKAFQMLKTSPLDAIVLDILLEEGEMDGWMILRELKRSADLKGIPVFVSAALDEREKGISLGAKDYLVKPYKPSQLSK; via the coding sequence TTGGCGGAACTGCTAAAATATGAATTGATGGACAGTGGCTTCCACGTCAGCTTTTTCAAAAGTGGTAGAAAGGCATTTCAAATGCTAAAAACCTCACCCCTGGATGCCATTGTACTGGATATCCTTCTTGAAGAGGGAGAGATGGACGGCTGGATGATCCTGAGGGAATTGAAAAGATCTGCTGACTTGAAGGGGATTCCCGTTTTTGTATCGGCCGCACTTGACGAAAGGGAGAAGGGAATTTCATTGGGGGCCAAAGATTATTTAGTTAAACCTTATAAACCTAGCCAATTATCCAAGTGA
- a CDS encoding GNAT family N-acetyltransferase: protein MKIRKAVEEDVIGIANVHINSWKTTYKGILPEQYLSSMNLEAKKKNWLRNLKMLHNATFVAENANGEIIGFAAGGPEQTNDPHIQGEVYAIYFLKEYQRQGLGRKMIKAVMHELIEMGHKNLIIWALKDNPSCGFYKALGGQVIAEKTVKMAGIELTEIGFGWEDIQEILLHL from the coding sequence ATGAAGATAAGGAAAGCCGTAGAAGAAGATGTAATTGGAATAGCAAATGTACATATTAACAGCTGGAAAACGACTTATAAAGGAATCCTCCCTGAACAATATTTGTCCTCCATGAATCTGGAAGCCAAAAAGAAAAACTGGCTAAGAAATTTAAAGATGTTGCATAATGCCACCTTTGTAGCGGAAAACGCCAATGGGGAGATCATCGGTTTCGCTGCCGGCGGGCCTGAACAAACGAATGATCCGCATATTCAAGGTGAAGTATATGCCATTTATTTTTTAAAAGAATATCAACGACAGGGACTCGGCCGAAAAATGATAAAAGCGGTCATGCATGAGCTTATTGAAATGGGACATAAGAATTTAATAATCTGGGCATTAAAGGATAATCCTTCATGCGGTTTTTATAAAGCCCTTGGCGGCCAAGTGATAGCTGAAAAAACCGTTAAAATGGCAGGCATCGAGCTCACCGAAATCGGTTTCGGGTGGGAAGATATTCAGGAGATCCTTTTGCATTTGTAA
- a CDS encoding ABC-F family ATP-binding cassette domain-containing protein — protein MITVNNVGLRYGDRKLFEDVNIKFTPGNCYGLIGANGAGKSTFLKILSGEIEAQSGDVHMGPGERLAVLKQDHFAYEEEEVLKVVIMGHERLYEVMQEKDAIYMKENFTDEDGMKAAELEGEFAELNGWEAEPEASILLKGLGIAEDLHTKKMAELNGGDKVKVLLAQALFGKPDVLLLDEPTNHLDLKAIKWLEEFLINFENTVIVVSHDRYFLNKVCTHIADLDFGKIKIYIGNYDFWYESSQLALKLTQDANKKKEEKIKELQNFIARFSANASKSSQATSRKKLLDKISLDDIQPSSRRYPYVGFTPDREIGNDLLRVDGLSKTIDGVKILDNVSFTMNKGDKIAFVGKDEIAKTTMFKILAGEIEPDSGSFKWGVTTSQAYFPKDNAEFFEGVDLNLVDWLRQYSPNDQSESFLRGFLGRMLFSGDEVTKKASVLSGGEKVRCMLSKMMLSGSNVLMLDEPTNHLDLESITALNNGLISFKGSMIFSSHDHQFIQTIANRIIELTPKGTVDKQMSYDEYLENGELQKQVAEMYK, from the coding sequence ATGATTACAGTAAATAATGTTGGTTTACGCTATGGCGATCGTAAACTGTTTGAAGATGTTAATATAAAGTTCACGCCTGGTAACTGCTATGGCCTGATTGGGGCGAATGGTGCGGGTAAATCCACTTTCTTAAAAATCCTTTCAGGTGAAATTGAAGCGCAATCCGGCGATGTCCATATGGGGCCTGGCGAACGCCTTGCCGTTTTAAAACAAGATCACTTCGCTTATGAAGAGGAAGAAGTCCTTAAAGTTGTCATTATGGGACATGAAAGATTATATGAAGTCATGCAAGAAAAAGATGCTATTTATATGAAGGAAAACTTCACGGATGAAGACGGAATGAAAGCGGCCGAACTTGAAGGTGAATTTGCCGAATTAAACGGCTGGGAAGCTGAACCTGAAGCTTCAATCCTCTTAAAAGGCCTTGGCATTGCAGAAGACCTGCATACAAAGAAAATGGCTGAGTTGAACGGTGGCGACAAAGTTAAAGTATTGCTTGCCCAGGCACTTTTCGGGAAACCGGATGTTCTATTACTGGATGAGCCTACCAACCACTTGGACTTAAAAGCGATCAAATGGCTGGAAGAATTCTTAATCAACTTTGAAAACACTGTTATCGTAGTTTCCCATGACCGTTACTTCCTTAACAAGGTTTGTACACATATCGCGGATCTTGATTTCGGTAAAATCAAAATTTATATCGGTAACTATGACTTCTGGTATGAATCAAGCCAGCTTGCCCTTAAACTGACTCAAGATGCCAATAAGAAAAAGGAAGAAAAAATCAAAGAGCTACAAAATTTCATCGCGCGCTTCAGTGCCAATGCATCGAAATCGAGCCAGGCGACATCCCGTAAGAAATTATTGGATAAAATCAGCTTGGATGACATCCAGCCTTCTTCGCGCCGCTATCCATATGTAGGCTTTACACCTGATCGTGAAATCGGGAACGACCTGCTTCGTGTAGACGGACTCTCGAAAACGATCGATGGTGTAAAAATATTGGATAACGTCAGCTTCACGATGAATAAAGGCGACAAGATTGCATTTGTCGGTAAAGATGAGATTGCTAAAACAACAATGTTCAAAATCTTAGCAGGTGAAATCGAACCGGATAGCGGCTCATTCAAATGGGGCGTTACGACCTCTCAGGCATACTTCCCTAAAGATAATGCTGAATTCTTTGAAGGTGTCGATTTAAATCTTGTCGATTGGCTCCGTCAATATTCTCCTAATGACCAGAGTGAAAGCTTCCTGCGTGGTTTCTTGGGCAGAATGTTATTCTCTGGCGATGAAGTCACGAAAAAGGCAAGTGTACTTTCAGGGGGCGAAAAAGTCCGTTGTATGCTTTCCAAAATGATGTTAAGCGGTTCGAACGTCCTAATGCTTGATGAACCTACCAACCATCTGGACTTAGAGTCGATTACGGCATTGAACAACGGTTTGATCAGCTTTAAAGGATCTATGATCTTCTCTTCTCATGATCATCAGTTCATCCAAACTATAGCGAACCGAATCATTGAACTTACACCAAAAGGTACAGTCGATAAGCAAATGAGTTATGATGAATACCTTGAAAATGGCGAATTGCAAAAGCAAGTGGCTGAAATGTACAAATAA
- a CDS encoding aldose epimerase family protein: MKASQSSFGNEVLLFTLENDHGVRMEVTNFGARIVNLFVLTETGRTNIVLGFDSLEDYKKETYYGATIGRVAGRIKNGEFSIGESRYQTSVNQLGNTLHGGNPGFDEKIWDYEVKETDESASIIFSTHSPDGENGFPGNLKVSVTYTLDNLNIWSVSYQAKSDKDTIFNPTNHVYFNLTGHPSNPIDDHSLQIFSEEFAPVNDDTTVTGEKRSTIGTPYDFRTPKKLKSTFEAIDAEVNKVQGIDHPFFLTCSGLHQTAAKLISPDEKIKVEVYTEEPTIVVYTANFVEGVPLMHGEKLIQHGGITFETQAAPGAIEFEDFGDIILRAGENYTSQTKYKISFEGCSYLPK, encoded by the coding sequence ATGAAAGCATCACAAAGCTCGTTTGGAAATGAAGTCTTGCTGTTTACTTTAGAAAATGATCATGGAGTAAGAATGGAAGTTACAAACTTTGGTGCAAGAATCGTCAATCTGTTCGTCCTAACGGAAACGGGTCGTACTAATATCGTATTGGGATTTGACTCGCTTGAGGATTACAAAAAAGAAACATATTATGGAGCAACCATAGGAAGAGTCGCTGGAAGAATAAAAAATGGCGAATTTTCAATTGGTGAATCACGTTACCAAACATCTGTAAATCAATTAGGGAATACATTACACGGTGGCAACCCTGGATTCGATGAAAAAATCTGGGATTATGAAGTGAAGGAGACGGATGAAAGTGCATCGATCATCTTTTCAACCCACTCACCTGATGGCGAGAATGGATTTCCAGGGAATTTGAAAGTAAGTGTGACTTATACATTAGACAACTTAAATATTTGGTCAGTGAGCTATCAAGCAAAAAGTGATAAAGACACAATTTTCAATCCGACCAATCACGTCTATTTTAACTTAACAGGGCATCCCAGCAATCCAATCGATGATCATTCCTTACAAATCTTTTCTGAAGAATTTGCACCAGTAAATGACGATACCACGGTAACTGGGGAAAAGCGAAGCACAATTGGCACGCCTTATGATTTTCGAACCCCGAAGAAATTAAAATCAACCTTTGAAGCCATTGACGCAGAAGTTAATAAGGTTCAAGGAATCGACCATCCATTCTTCCTTACGTGCTCAGGACTTCATCAAACTGCAGCCAAATTAATTAGTCCCGACGAGAAAATAAAAGTTGAGGTATACACAGAAGAGCCTACGATCGTAGTTTATACTGCGAACTTTGTGGAAGGGGTTCCACTTATGCACGGAGAAAAATTAATCCAACATGGTGGAATAACATTTGAAACCCAAGCTGCCCCAGGAGCGATTGAGTTTGAAGATTTTGGAGATATTATTCTTCGTGCTGGCGAAAATTACACTTCCCAAACAAAATACAAAATAAGTTTTGAGGGGTGTAGCTACTTGCCTAAGTAA
- a CDS encoding manganese catalase family protein produces MWVYEKKLQYPVKVRDCNPRLAKFLIEQYGGADGELAAALRYLNQRYTIPDKVIGLLTDIGTEEFAHLEMIATMIYKLTKDATPQQMAAAGLGDHYVNHDSALYYHDAAGNPWTATYIQAKGDPIADLYEDIAAEEKARATYQWLIDISDDPDINDSLRFLREREIIHSMRFREAVEILKEEKGKKKFF; encoded by the coding sequence ATGTGGGTTTATGAAAAGAAGCTGCAATATCCAGTTAAAGTAAGAGATTGCAATCCTCGATTGGCTAAATTTTTAATAGAACAATACGGGGGTGCTGATGGTGAGTTGGCTGCAGCACTCCGATACTTAAATCAACGATATACAATTCCGGATAAAGTGATTGGCCTGCTTACGGATATCGGAACGGAAGAATTCGCTCATCTAGAAATGATTGCCACAATGATTTATAAACTTACAAAAGATGCCACACCACAGCAGATGGCAGCCGCCGGGCTAGGGGACCACTATGTTAATCATGATAGTGCCCTTTATTATCATGACGCAGCGGGGAACCCGTGGACTGCCACTTATATCCAAGCCAAAGGAGACCCCATTGCGGATTTATATGAAGATATCGCCGCTGAAGAAAAGGCCAGAGCAACCTACCAGTGGTTGATTGACATCTCGGATGATCCTGATATCAATGATTCACTCAGGTTTTTACGTGAAAGGGAAATTATCCATTCGATGAGGTTCAGGGAAGCTGTGGAGATTTTAAAAGAAGAAAAAGGTAAAAAGAAGTTCTTTTAA